From one Streptomyces chromofuscus genomic stretch:
- the pepN gene encoding aminopeptidase N produces the protein MPGTNLTREEAQQRAKLLTVDSYEVELDLSGAQEGDTFRSVTTVRFDVADGGPSRSSEAGSGGGAESFIDLVAPAVHEITLNGDPLDPAAVFKDSRIALHGLLEGRNVLRVAADCAYTNTGEGLHKFVDPVDDQAYLYTQFEVPDARRVFASFEQPDLKATFQFTVRAPEGWTVISNSPTPEPQDNVWVFEPTPRISTYITALIVGPYHSVHSVYEKDGRSVPLGIYCRPSLAEYLDSDAIFEVTRQGFDWFQEKFDYAYPFEKYDQLFVPEFNAGAMENAGAVTIRDQYVFRSKVTDAAYEMRAETILHELAHMWFGDLVTMEWWNDLWLNESFATYTSIACQAAAPASRWPHAWTTFANSMKTWAYRQDQLPSTHPIMAEIRDLDDVLVNFDGITYAKGASVLKQLVAYVGEDEFFRGVQTYFKRHAYGNTRLIDLLTALEETSGRDLRTWSQLWLETAGINILRPEIETDADGVITSFAIRQEAPALPTGAKGEPTLRPHRIAVGLYEMDHDAGKLVREERVELDVDGELTAVPQLVGRQRPNVVLLNDDDLSYAKVRLDEQSLAFVTDHLGDFESSLPRALCWASAWDMTRDAELATRDYLSLVLSGIGKESDIGLVQSLQRQVKLAIDLYADPAARETLLTRWTDATLAHLRSAEPGGDHQLAWARAFVATARTPEQLDLLEALLDGSQTVQGLVVDTELRWAFVQRLAAVGRFDEAEIASEYERDKTAAGERHAATARAARPTPEAKAEAWASVVESDKLPNAVQEAVIGGFVQTDQRELLAPYTDKYFESVKTVWDSRSHEMAQQIAVGLYPTVQVSEETLAKTDAWLSAAEPNAALRRLVSESRAGIERALRAQAADAAAGAQG, from the coding sequence GTGCCTGGCACAAACCTGACTCGCGAAGAGGCGCAGCAGCGGGCGAAGCTGCTCACCGTTGACTCCTACGAGGTCGAGCTCGACCTCTCCGGGGCGCAGGAGGGCGACACCTTCCGGTCCGTGACGACGGTGCGCTTCGACGTCGCGGACGGGGGCCCCTCCCGCTCGAGCGAAGCCGGGAGTGGGGGAGGCGCCGAGTCCTTCATCGACCTGGTGGCGCCGGCGGTTCACGAGATCACGCTCAACGGCGACCCGCTCGACCCCGCGGCGGTCTTCAAGGACTCGCGGATCGCCCTGCACGGCCTTTTGGAGGGCCGGAACGTGCTGCGGGTGGCCGCCGACTGCGCGTACACCAACACCGGCGAGGGCCTGCACAAGTTCGTCGACCCGGTCGACGACCAGGCCTACCTGTACACCCAGTTCGAGGTGCCGGACGCCCGCCGCGTGTTCGCCTCGTTCGAGCAGCCGGACCTGAAGGCGACCTTCCAGTTCACCGTGCGGGCCCCCGAGGGCTGGACCGTCATCTCCAACTCGCCCACGCCCGAGCCGCAGGACAACGTCTGGGTCTTCGAGCCGACGCCGCGCATCTCGACGTACATCACGGCCCTGATCGTCGGCCCGTACCACAGCGTGCACAGCGTCTACGAGAAGGACGGGCGGTCCGTCCCGCTCGGCATCTACTGCCGTCCGTCCCTCGCGGAGTACCTCGACTCGGACGCCATCTTCGAGGTGACCCGGCAGGGCTTCGACTGGTTCCAGGAGAAGTTCGACTACGCGTACCCCTTCGAGAAGTACGACCAGCTGTTCGTGCCGGAGTTCAACGCGGGCGCGATGGAGAACGCGGGTGCGGTGACCATCCGCGACCAGTACGTCTTCCGCTCGAAGGTGACGGACGCCGCGTACGAGATGCGCGCCGAGACCATCCTGCACGAGCTGGCCCACATGTGGTTCGGCGACCTCGTCACCATGGAGTGGTGGAACGACCTGTGGCTGAACGAGTCGTTCGCCACGTACACGTCCATCGCCTGCCAGGCCGCGGCCCCCGCGTCGCGCTGGCCGCACGCGTGGACGACGTTCGCGAACTCCATGAAGACCTGGGCGTACCGCCAGGACCAGCTGCCGTCCACGCACCCGATCATGGCGGAGATCCGCGACCTGGACGACGTGCTGGTCAACTTCGACGGCATCACCTACGCCAAGGGCGCGTCCGTGCTGAAGCAGCTCGTCGCCTACGTCGGGGAGGACGAGTTCTTCCGCGGCGTGCAGACCTACTTCAAGCGGCACGCGTACGGCAACACCCGGCTGATCGACCTGCTGACCGCACTGGAGGAGACCTCCGGGCGGGACCTGAGGACCTGGTCGCAGCTGTGGCTGGAGACGGCCGGGATCAACATCCTGCGCCCGGAGATCGAGACGGACGCGGACGGCGTCATCACCTCCTTCGCGATCCGGCAGGAGGCGCCGGCGCTGCCGACGGGCGCGAAGGGCGAGCCGACGCTGCGGCCGCACCGGATCGCGGTCGGGCTGTACGAGATGGACCACGACGCCGGGAAGCTGGTGCGCGAGGAACGCGTCGAGCTCGACGTCGACGGCGAGCTGACGGCCGTACCGCAGCTGGTCGGGCGGCAGCGTCCGAACGTCGTCCTGCTCAACGACGACGACCTGTCGTACGCGAAGGTCCGCCTCGACGAGCAGTCGCTGGCCTTCGTCACCGACCACCTCGGCGACTTCGAGTCGTCGCTGCCGCGCGCGCTGTGCTGGGCGTCGGCGTGGGACATGACGCGCGACGCGGAACTCGCCACCCGTGACTACCTGTCCCTCGTGCTGTCCGGCATCGGCAAGGAGTCGGACATCGGCCTGGTGCAGTCGCTCCAGCGGCAGGTGAAGCTGGCGATCGACCTGTACGCCGACCCGGCCGCCCGCGAGACGCTGCTGACCCGCTGGACGGACGCCACGCTGGCGCACCTGCGCTCCGCCGAGCCGGGCGGCGACCACCAGCTGGCCTGGGCGCGGGCCTTCGTGGCCACCGCCCGTACGCCGGAGCAGCTGGATCTGCTGGAGGCGCTGCTCGACGGCTCGCAGACGGTGCAGGGGCTGGTGGTGGACACCGAGCTGCGCTGGGCGTTCGTCCAGCGGCTCGCGGCCGTGGGCCGGTTCGACGAGGCGGAGATCGCGAGCGAGTACGAGCGCGACAAGACGGCGGCCGGCGAACGCCACGCCGCCACCGCCCGCGCCGCCCGCCCGACACCGGAGGCCAAGGCGGAGGCCTGGGCCTCGGTGGTCGAGTCCGACAAGCTTCCGAACGCCGTCCAGGAGGCGGTCATCGGTGGCTTCGTCCAGACGGACCAGCGGGAGCTGCTCGCGCCGTACACCGACAAGTACTTCGAGTCGGTGAAGACCGTCTGGGACTCCCGCTCGCACGAGATGGCCCAGCAGATCGCGGTCGGGCTGTACCCGACGGTGCAGGTCTCCGAGGAGACCCTGGCCAAGACGGACGCCTGGCTGTCGGCCGCCGAGCCGAACGCGGCGCTGCGGCGGCTGGTGTCGGAGTCACGCGCCGGCATCGAGCGCGCGCTGCGCGCACAGGCCGCGGACGCGGCGGCGGGGGCCCAGGGATAG